One Myxococcus stipitatus DNA segment encodes these proteins:
- a CDS encoding thymidine phosphorylase produces the protein MQPYELIKTKRDGGRLDPADILAFIQAYTAGTVADYQMSAMCMAIFFRGLDSRELGAWAKAMLESGEVLDLSDTPGVKVDKHSTGGVGDKVSLSLAPLAAACGVPVPMISGRGLGHTGGTLDKLESIPGFNVNLSTTEYRQLVREVGCCLIGQTAQVAPADKKLYALRDVTATVDCIPLIASSIMSKKLAEGIDALVLDVKVGSGAFMKRDEDARTLARTMIGLGAEMGRKVVALLTDMDQPLGRKVGNALEVMEAVDMLRGEAPEDYTEITYALTAEMLVLGKKAATVDEAREKLRRVVEDGSAIRKLKEIVQVQGGDPRSIDDYSLLPQARATVDVVAPRGGYVTGIDTEGVGLAGVALGAGRQRVDSKIDPAVGFTLLKKTGEAVKEGEPVVRIHFNDEGPVDDVKARLLAAYKFGDAAPAPRPLVRERVE, from the coding sequence GTGCAACCCTACGAGCTCATCAAGACCAAGCGGGATGGCGGCCGGCTGGACCCGGCGGACATCCTCGCGTTCATCCAGGCGTATACGGCGGGAACGGTGGCCGACTACCAGATGTCGGCCATGTGCATGGCCATCTTCTTCCGGGGGCTGGACTCCCGGGAGCTGGGGGCCTGGGCGAAGGCCATGCTGGAGTCGGGGGAGGTGCTGGACCTGTCCGACACCCCGGGTGTGAAGGTGGACAAGCACTCGACCGGAGGGGTGGGGGACAAGGTGTCGCTCAGCCTGGCGCCGCTGGCCGCCGCGTGCGGGGTGCCGGTGCCGATGATCTCCGGCCGGGGCCTGGGCCACACGGGCGGGACGCTGGACAAGCTGGAGTCGATTCCGGGCTTCAACGTCAACCTGTCGACGACCGAGTACCGCCAGCTGGTGCGCGAGGTGGGCTGCTGTCTCATCGGCCAGACGGCCCAGGTGGCCCCCGCGGACAAGAAGCTCTACGCGCTGCGTGACGTGACGGCGACGGTGGACTGCATCCCGCTCATCGCCTCGTCCATCATGAGCAAGAAGCTGGCGGAGGGCATCGACGCGCTGGTGTTGGACGTGAAGGTGGGCAGCGGCGCCTTCATGAAGCGCGACGAGGATGCCCGCACCCTGGCGAGGACGATGATCGGCCTGGGCGCGGAGATGGGGCGCAAGGTGGTGGCCCTGTTGACGGACATGGACCAGCCGCTCGGCCGCAAGGTGGGCAACGCGCTGGAGGTGATGGAGGCGGTGGACATGCTCCGGGGCGAGGCTCCGGAGGACTACACCGAGATCACCTACGCCCTGACGGCGGAGATGCTGGTGCTGGGCAAGAAGGCGGCCACGGTGGACGAGGCGCGCGAGAAGCTGCGCCGCGTGGTGGAGGACGGCAGCGCCATCCGCAAGCTGAAGGAGATCGTCCAGGTGCAGGGCGGCGACCCGCGCTCCATCGACGACTACTCGCTCCTGCCCCAGGCGCGCGCCACGGTGGACGTGGTGGCTCCTCGGGGGGGCTACGTGACGGGCATCGACACAGAGGGAGTCGGCCTGGCGGGCGTGGCGCTCGGCGCCGGGCGCCAGCGGGTGGACAGCAAGATCGACCCGGCCGTGGGCTTCACCCTCTTGAAGAAGACGGGCGAGGCCGTGAAGGAGGGCGAGCCCGTGGTGCGCATCCACTTCAACGACGAGGGACCGGTGGATGACGTGAAGGCGCGTCTGCTGGCCGCGTACAAGTTCGGCGACGCGGCCCCCGCGCCCCGTCCGCTGGTGCGCGAGCGGGTGGAGTAG
- a CDS encoding SDR family NAD(P)-dependent oxidoreductase, protein MAKKLAGKVALVTGGARGIGAATARALAAEGADVAISYVASAEKARALVKELEAKGVRAAAFQADQGVAVEVTRLVQAVAGHFGRLDILVNNAGVAVAGAVDGVGSDATAFVRQSDVNVTGVITAIREAVKVMGSGGRIITVGSSVTDRVGMPGMADYTATKAAVVGFSKGAARDLGPKGITVNVVQPGFTDTDMSAGLEPLKPAINATIPVGRFGRPEEVAASVVFLASPEASYVTGTVLTVDGGQGA, encoded by the coding sequence ATGGCGAAGAAGCTGGCAGGCAAGGTGGCGCTGGTGACGGGTGGTGCGCGGGGCATCGGCGCGGCGACGGCGCGGGCGCTCGCGGCGGAAGGCGCGGACGTGGCCATCAGCTACGTGGCCTCCGCGGAGAAGGCTCGGGCGTTGGTGAAGGAGCTGGAGGCGAAAGGCGTTCGGGCGGCGGCCTTCCAGGCGGACCAGGGTGTGGCGGTGGAGGTGACGAGGCTGGTCCAGGCGGTGGCGGGGCACTTCGGCCGGTTGGACATCCTGGTCAACAACGCGGGCGTGGCGGTCGCTGGCGCGGTGGACGGCGTCGGGAGCGACGCGACGGCCTTCGTTCGACAGAGCGACGTCAACGTCACGGGCGTCATCACCGCCATCCGCGAGGCGGTGAAGGTGATGGGGAGCGGGGGGCGCATCATCACCGTGGGCTCCAGCGTCACCGACCGCGTGGGCATGCCCGGGATGGCGGACTACACGGCGACGAAGGCCGCCGTCGTCGGGTTCAGCAAGGGCGCCGCGCGCGACCTCGGGCCGAAGGGCATCACCGTCAACGTGGTGCAGCCCGGGTTCACGGACACGGACATGTCCGCCGGGCTGGAGCCGCTCAAGCCCGCCATCAACGCCACCATCCCCGTGGGACGCTTCGGACGCCCGGAAGAGGTCGCCGCGAGCGTCGTGTTCCTCGCCAGCCCCGAGGCGTCGTACGTCACGGGCACCGTGCTCACCGTGGATGGCGGCCAGGGCGCCTGA
- a CDS encoding TetR/AcrR family transcriptional regulator, with translation MGRPRAFDVDEALDRALRLFWRQGYEGTSLSDLTDELGINRPSLYAAFGNKEELFRKALERYVEHHLILYREAFAKPTAREAMEHLLLGLADAQTLPRGPRGCITVQGALVSGEAAAPIQKELAARRLAGEKAIRERLEQGQRDGDVPPHVDCADLARYLNTVTQGMAVQAATGTSREDLRRVARMSLAAWPT, from the coding sequence GTGGGGCGCCCCCGAGCCTTCGACGTGGACGAGGCGTTGGATCGCGCGCTGCGCCTGTTCTGGCGTCAGGGCTACGAAGGCACGTCGTTGTCGGACCTGACGGACGAGCTGGGCATCAACCGGCCGAGCCTCTACGCGGCCTTCGGCAACAAGGAGGAATTGTTCCGCAAGGCGTTGGAGCGCTATGTGGAGCACCACCTCATCCTCTACCGGGAGGCGTTCGCGAAGCCCACGGCGCGCGAGGCCATGGAGCACCTGTTGCTCGGGCTCGCGGACGCGCAGACGCTGCCGCGCGGGCCCAGGGGCTGCATCACCGTCCAGGGGGCGTTGGTGAGTGGAGAGGCCGCCGCGCCCATCCAGAAGGAGCTGGCCGCGCGCCGGCTGGCGGGCGAGAAGGCCATCCGCGAGCGGTTGGAGCAGGGCCAACGTGACGGTGACGTCCCGCCGCATGTCGACTGCGCGGACCTGGCCCGCTACCTCAACACCGTCACCCAGGGCATGGCCGTCCAGGCCGCCACCGGGACGAGCCGCGAGGACCTGCGGCGCGTGGCCCGCATGTCCCTGGCGGCATGGCCGACGTAG
- a CDS encoding SET domain-containing protein-lysine N-methyltransferase, translated as MNTGEALYLHPGVKVRPCEWGYGVFTDAFIKAGDLIEECRYLKVLQKHTRHPPLDDYVFQIRWSEREQQPAGDWVALVLGYGMLYNHAKEPNAAYYRAVDRDLFTFYALRDIHPGEQLCISYGDEWWDSRGQGVPT; from the coding sequence ATGAACACAGGCGAAGCGCTGTACCTGCATCCGGGTGTGAAGGTCCGGCCTTGTGAGTGGGGCTATGGCGTCTTCACCGACGCGTTCATCAAGGCCGGCGACCTCATCGAGGAGTGTCGCTACCTCAAGGTGCTCCAGAAGCACACGCGGCATCCCCCGCTCGACGACTACGTCTTCCAGATTCGCTGGAGCGAGCGCGAACAGCAGCCCGCGGGGGACTGGGTCGCGCTCGTGCTGGGCTACGGCATGCTCTACAACCACGCCAAGGAGCCCAACGCCGCGTACTACCGCGCGGTGGACCGCGACCTCTTCACCTTCTACGCCCTGCGCGACATCCACCCCGGCGAGCAGCTGTGCATCAGCTACGGCGACGAGTGGTGGGACTCCCGGGGACAGGGCGTGCCGACCTGA
- a CDS encoding PilZ domain-containing protein gives MAERNDSMSDKAEDRRDSPRIPMRLKLRRAGSSADFEAKEGDLSLGGCAWQGAGLEAGAQVEVRFNLPALPDEVEARGEVLHVTDGPQGPAAHVRFVDLPVEAELAIARYLDDVRLAGGNP, from the coding sequence ATGGCCGAGAGGAACGATTCGATGAGTGACAAGGCCGAGGACCGGCGCGACTCCCCCCGGATTCCCATGCGCTTGAAGCTGCGACGGGCGGGGAGCTCGGCGGACTTCGAGGCGAAGGAGGGGGACCTGTCCCTGGGGGGCTGTGCCTGGCAAGGCGCTGGCCTGGAGGCGGGAGCCCAGGTGGAGGTCCGCTTCAACCTGCCCGCGCTGCCGGACGAGGTCGAGGCCCGGGGCGAGGTGCTCCACGTCACCGACGGCCCCCAGGGGCCCGCGGCGCACGTGCGCTTCGTGGACCTGCCGGTCGAGGCGGAGCTGGCCATCGCCCGCTACCTGGACGACGTGCGGCTCGCCGGTGGCAACCCCTGA
- a CDS encoding cytidine deaminase gives MADDIPWERLFDEATRVRERAHVPYSRFPVGAAILYADGAVVAGCNVENATYGLTVCAERSAFAAGVAQGHSRPVAVAIVANTDVPCPPCGMCRQVMAEFAGNALPVRSRTPKGDEARYTLGELLPHAFTKDFF, from the coding sequence ATGGCGGATGACATTCCCTGGGAGCGCCTGTTCGATGAGGCCACGCGCGTGCGCGAGCGCGCGCACGTGCCCTATTCCCGCTTCCCGGTGGGCGCCGCCATCCTCTACGCGGACGGCGCGGTGGTGGCGGGCTGCAACGTGGAGAACGCCACCTACGGCCTCACCGTCTGCGCCGAGCGGAGCGCCTTCGCCGCGGGCGTGGCCCAGGGGCACTCCCGCCCCGTGGCGGTGGCCATCGTCGCGAACACGGACGTGCCGTGCCCGCCGTGCGGCATGTGCCGGCAGGTGATGGCCGAATTCGCTGGCAATGCATTGCCGGTGCGCAGTCGCACCCCCAAGGGGGACGAGGCGCGCTACACCCTGGGCGAGCTGCTGCCGCACGCCTTCACCAAGGACTTCTTCTAG